A genomic window from Diospyros lotus cultivar Yz01 chromosome 2, ASM1463336v1, whole genome shotgun sequence includes:
- the LOC127795048 gene encoding probable CCR4-associated factor 1 homolog 7 isoform X3: MAVLSKSESVRIREVWDENLEDEFAMICDIVDDYRYIAMDTEFPGMVLRPLLNFKSSTDSYYLAVKANVDLLKLIQLGLTFSDEDGNLPTCGTDKYCVWQFNFCEFNINEDVYANESIELLSHSGIDFKKNNEKGIDALRFSELLMSSGIVLNDNVCWVTFHSGYDFGYLLKLLTGQNLPDTQVRGAIQRWTLCLILGCISSCSLRQALKTVVVGKNEEVFAFLWSGSGSGEGECEV; encoded by the exons ATGGCGGTTTTGTCCAAGAGCGAGTCGGTTCGCATTAGGGAAGTTTGGGATGAGAACCTTGAAGATGAGTTTGCGATGATATGTGATATTGTGGATGATTACCGCTACATTGCTATGGACACTGAGTTTCCTGGCATGGTTCTGCGCCCCTTGCTGAATTTCAAGAGCTCCACTGACTCTTATTATCTTGCCGTGAAGGCCAATGTTGATCTTCTGAAGTTGATTCAGTTAGGTCTTACATTTTCTGACGAGGATGGGAATCTTCCCACCTGTGGAACTGATAAGTACTGTGTTTGGCAATTCAACTTTTGTGAATTCAACATCAATGAGGATGTTTATGCCAATGAGTCGATTGAGCTTTTAAGCCATAGTGGGATTGATTTTAAGAAGAACAATGAGAAGGGTATTGATGCTCTGCGGTTCAGTGAGCTCCTGATGTCTTCGGGGATCGTGCTGAATGATAATGTGTGTTGGGTTACCTTTCACAGTGGTTATGATTTTGGTTACTTGCTGAAGCTGCTTACTGGCCAAAATCTGCCTGACACACAG GTGAGAGGTGCAATACAAAGATGGACTCTTTGTCTAATTTTGGGGTGCATTTCAAG TTGCTCGCTGAGGCAGGCTTTGAAGACGGTTGTTGTGGGCAAGAATGAagaagtttttgcttttttgtg GTCTGGAAGTGGTAGTGGTGAAGGAGAGTGTGAAGTCTGA
- the LOC127795048 gene encoding probable CCR4-associated factor 1 homolog 7 isoform X6 translates to MAVLSKSESVRIREVWDENLEDEFAMICDIVDDYRYIAMDTEFPGMVLRPLLNFKSSTDSYYLAVKANVDLLKLIQLGLTFSDEDGNLPTCGTDKYCVWQFNFCEFNINEDVYANESIELLSHSGIDFKKNNEKGIDALRFSELLMSSGIVLNDNVCWVTFHSGYDFGYLLKLLTGQNLPDTQVRGAIQRWTLCLILGCISRSGSGSGEGECEV, encoded by the exons ATGGCGGTTTTGTCCAAGAGCGAGTCGGTTCGCATTAGGGAAGTTTGGGATGAGAACCTTGAAGATGAGTTTGCGATGATATGTGATATTGTGGATGATTACCGCTACATTGCTATGGACACTGAGTTTCCTGGCATGGTTCTGCGCCCCTTGCTGAATTTCAAGAGCTCCACTGACTCTTATTATCTTGCCGTGAAGGCCAATGTTGATCTTCTGAAGTTGATTCAGTTAGGTCTTACATTTTCTGACGAGGATGGGAATCTTCCCACCTGTGGAACTGATAAGTACTGTGTTTGGCAATTCAACTTTTGTGAATTCAACATCAATGAGGATGTTTATGCCAATGAGTCGATTGAGCTTTTAAGCCATAGTGGGATTGATTTTAAGAAGAACAATGAGAAGGGTATTGATGCTCTGCGGTTCAGTGAGCTCCTGATGTCTTCGGGGATCGTGCTGAATGATAATGTGTGTTGGGTTACCTTTCACAGTGGTTATGATTTTGGTTACTTGCTGAAGCTGCTTACTGGCCAAAATCTGCCTGACACACAG GTGAGAGGTGCAATACAAAGATGGACTCTTTGTCTAATTTTGGGGTGCATTTCAAG GTCTGGAAGTGGTAGTGGTGAAGGAGAGTGTGAAGTCTGA
- the LOC127795048 gene encoding probable CCR4-associated factor 1 homolog 7 isoform X2, which produces MAVLSKSESVRIREVWDENLEDEFAMICDIVDDYRYIAMDTEFPGMVLRPLLNFKSSTDSYYLAVKANVDLLKLIQLGLTFSDEDGNLPTCGTDKYCVWQFNFCEFNINEDVYANESIELLSHSGIDFKKNNEKGIDALRFSELLMSSGIVLNDNVCWVTFHSGYDFGYLLKLLTGQNLPDTQVRGAIQRWTLCLILGCISSCSLRQALKTVVVGKNEEVFAFLCPGCWDIQSDIVGFGRCFLLLSRGTCKTGL; this is translated from the exons ATGGCGGTTTTGTCCAAGAGCGAGTCGGTTCGCATTAGGGAAGTTTGGGATGAGAACCTTGAAGATGAGTTTGCGATGATATGTGATATTGTGGATGATTACCGCTACATTGCTATGGACACTGAGTTTCCTGGCATGGTTCTGCGCCCCTTGCTGAATTTCAAGAGCTCCACTGACTCTTATTATCTTGCCGTGAAGGCCAATGTTGATCTTCTGAAGTTGATTCAGTTAGGTCTTACATTTTCTGACGAGGATGGGAATCTTCCCACCTGTGGAACTGATAAGTACTGTGTTTGGCAATTCAACTTTTGTGAATTCAACATCAATGAGGATGTTTATGCCAATGAGTCGATTGAGCTTTTAAGCCATAGTGGGATTGATTTTAAGAAGAACAATGAGAAGGGTATTGATGCTCTGCGGTTCAGTGAGCTCCTGATGTCTTCGGGGATCGTGCTGAATGATAATGTGTGTTGGGTTACCTTTCACAGTGGTTATGATTTTGGTTACTTGCTGAAGCTGCTTACTGGCCAAAATCTGCCTGACACACAG GTGAGAGGTGCAATACAAAGATGGACTCTTTGTCTAATTTTGGGGTGCATTTCAAG TTGCTCGCTGAGGCAGGCTTTGAAGACGGTTGTTGTGGGCAAGAATGAagaagtttttgcttttttgtg CCCTGGATGTTGGGATATCCAATCAGACATTGTGGGTTTTGGCAGATGTTTTCTTCTTCTGTCACGTGGAACCTGTAAAACAGGACTTTGA
- the LOC127795048 gene encoding probable CCR4-associated factor 1 homolog 7 isoform X4: protein MAVLSKSESVRIREVWDENLEDEFAMICDIVDDYRYIAMDTEFPGMVLRPLLNFKSSTDSYYLAVKANVDLLKLIQLGLTFSDEDGNLPTCGTDKYCVWQFNFCEFNINEDVYANESIELLSHSGIDFKKNNEKGIDALRFSELLMSSGIVLNDNVCWVTFHSGYDFGYLLKLLTGQNLPDTQVRGAIQRWTLCLILGCISSPGCWDIQSDIVGFGRCFLLLSRGTCKTGL from the exons ATGGCGGTTTTGTCCAAGAGCGAGTCGGTTCGCATTAGGGAAGTTTGGGATGAGAACCTTGAAGATGAGTTTGCGATGATATGTGATATTGTGGATGATTACCGCTACATTGCTATGGACACTGAGTTTCCTGGCATGGTTCTGCGCCCCTTGCTGAATTTCAAGAGCTCCACTGACTCTTATTATCTTGCCGTGAAGGCCAATGTTGATCTTCTGAAGTTGATTCAGTTAGGTCTTACATTTTCTGACGAGGATGGGAATCTTCCCACCTGTGGAACTGATAAGTACTGTGTTTGGCAATTCAACTTTTGTGAATTCAACATCAATGAGGATGTTTATGCCAATGAGTCGATTGAGCTTTTAAGCCATAGTGGGATTGATTTTAAGAAGAACAATGAGAAGGGTATTGATGCTCTGCGGTTCAGTGAGCTCCTGATGTCTTCGGGGATCGTGCTGAATGATAATGTGTGTTGGGTTACCTTTCACAGTGGTTATGATTTTGGTTACTTGCTGAAGCTGCTTACTGGCCAAAATCTGCCTGACACACAG GTGAGAGGTGCAATACAAAGATGGACTCTTTGTCTAATTTTGGGGTGCATTTCAAG CCCTGGATGTTGGGATATCCAATCAGACATTGTGGGTTTTGGCAGATGTTTTCTTCTTCTGTCACGTGGAACCTGTAAAACAGGACTTTGA
- the LOC127795048 gene encoding probable CCR4-associated factor 1 homolog 7 isoform X5, which produces MAVLSKSESVRIREVWDENLEDEFAMICDIVDDYRYIAMDTEFPGMVLRPLLNFKSSTDSYYLAVKANVDLLKLIQLGLTFSDEDGNLPTCGTDKYCVWQFNFCEFNINEDVYANESIELLSHSGIDFKKNNEKGIDALRFSELLMSSGIVLNDNVCWVTFHSGYDFGYLLKLLTGQNLPDTQVRGAIQRWTLCLILGCISRKLLAEAGFEDGCCGQE; this is translated from the exons ATGGCGGTTTTGTCCAAGAGCGAGTCGGTTCGCATTAGGGAAGTTTGGGATGAGAACCTTGAAGATGAGTTTGCGATGATATGTGATATTGTGGATGATTACCGCTACATTGCTATGGACACTGAGTTTCCTGGCATGGTTCTGCGCCCCTTGCTGAATTTCAAGAGCTCCACTGACTCTTATTATCTTGCCGTGAAGGCCAATGTTGATCTTCTGAAGTTGATTCAGTTAGGTCTTACATTTTCTGACGAGGATGGGAATCTTCCCACCTGTGGAACTGATAAGTACTGTGTTTGGCAATTCAACTTTTGTGAATTCAACATCAATGAGGATGTTTATGCCAATGAGTCGATTGAGCTTTTAAGCCATAGTGGGATTGATTTTAAGAAGAACAATGAGAAGGGTATTGATGCTCTGCGGTTCAGTGAGCTCCTGATGTCTTCGGGGATCGTGCTGAATGATAATGTGTGTTGGGTTACCTTTCACAGTGGTTATGATTTTGGTTACTTGCTGAAGCTGCTTACTGGCCAAAATCTGCCTGACACACAG GTGAGAGGTGCAATACAAAGATGGACTCTTTGTCTAATTTTGGGGTGCATTTCAAG GAAGTTGCTCGCTGAGGCAGGCTTTGAAGACGGTTGTTGTGGGCAAGAATGA
- the LOC127795048 gene encoding probable CCR4-associated factor 1 homolog 6 isoform X1, with product MAVLSKSESVRIREVWDENLEDEFAMICDIVDDYRYIAMDTEFPGMVLRPLLNFKSSTDSYYLAVKANVDLLKLIQLGLTFSDEDGNLPTCGTDKYCVWQFNFCEFNINEDVYANESIELLSHSGIDFKKNNEKGIDALRFSELLMSSGIVLNDNVCWVTFHSGYDFGYLLKLLTGQNLPDTQVEFFNLINLYFPTIYDVKHLMKFCNNLHGGLNKLADQLGVKRIGICHQAGSDSLLTCCSFMKLKENFFNGSPEKYAGVLYGLGVENGENTH from the coding sequence ATGGCGGTTTTGTCCAAGAGCGAGTCGGTTCGCATTAGGGAAGTTTGGGATGAGAACCTTGAAGATGAGTTTGCGATGATATGTGATATTGTGGATGATTACCGCTACATTGCTATGGACACTGAGTTTCCTGGCATGGTTCTGCGCCCCTTGCTGAATTTCAAGAGCTCCACTGACTCTTATTATCTTGCCGTGAAGGCCAATGTTGATCTTCTGAAGTTGATTCAGTTAGGTCTTACATTTTCTGACGAGGATGGGAATCTTCCCACCTGTGGAACTGATAAGTACTGTGTTTGGCAATTCAACTTTTGTGAATTCAACATCAATGAGGATGTTTATGCCAATGAGTCGATTGAGCTTTTAAGCCATAGTGGGATTGATTTTAAGAAGAACAATGAGAAGGGTATTGATGCTCTGCGGTTCAGTGAGCTCCTGATGTCTTCGGGGATCGTGCTGAATGATAATGTGTGTTGGGTTACCTTTCACAGTGGTTATGATTTTGGTTACTTGCTGAAGCTGCTTACTGGCCAAAATCTGCCTGACACACAGGTGGAATTCTTCAATCTGATAAACTTGTATTTTCCAACCATCTATGATGTCAAGCATTTGATGAAGTTCTGCAACAATCTTCATGGTGGATTAAACAAGCTTGCTGATCAATTGGGTGTCAAGAGGATTGGCATCTGTCATCAAGCTGGTTCTGATAGTTTGCTTACTTGTTGTTCTTTCATGAAGCTGAAAGAAAATTTCTTTAATGGCTCACCTGAGAAATATGCTGGTGTGTTGTATGGTCTTGGAGTTGAGAATGGAGAGAATACTCATTGA